The window CGGAAATCTCAAGGCCGCCCTCCCTTAACTCATCAATAACAGGATTTACTTCTTCTTGGAGCAGTGCCATTTCACCGATGACCAAAGTTTCTTTATCATTCAATTTCTCAAATGCAAAATGAAAAGCTAGGCCCAACGTTTCAGGTGAAACCATTTCCCCCATATGAGTTGCTTCAATACTATTTCGAGTGATTTCCAGACTGCAAACATTTTTCTCTGCTTTAACCTTCGTCTTGAAGATCTGTTCTAATGCTTTGCACTCTGGATTTTGTTTACCCGCATTGACTTCATTTCCGTTCATGATTAACACTGCAACTATACCAAATAAGATAAATGTTTTTTTCATCCGGGACACCTCCACCCTTATCGTTCCCTCCGAGGCGCCATTTATAAGCTACATCAATCCTTTAGAGGAAACCAGCCGGGTGTGTTGACAATTGCCTGCCATAACGGATTTGGGACTACAAGTTTTTCCTGGTCATTTCTTGTAAGTGTTACACGAATCTCTTCTTCGTGACCTGATTTTACCTTCTCCACCCATTTGGGTTCAACAATCAATTCACGGCCAAGTGCGATCAATGGAACTCCGCCAGCCATTGCCTTCTTAACGTCATCGGGAGAATAAAGCGACCCTACTCCAATGACCGGAATCTTATCTCCTACGCGGTCATGTATGAGGACAACCCGGGAACGGGAATCTGACTTGTCCCTCAGCGAACCTTTCCAAAAATCTTGAGTCGAAACGTGGAGGTAATCCAAGCCCTGTTCCGATAAAACATCAGCCAACGTTAAAGTATCTTCCATTGTAATTCCTGGTTGCTCGATTTCTTCGGGGGAGAGCCTGTAGCCAACAATAAACGGGTCTATGGCATATTTTTTTGCAGTTTGCTTTACTGAGTCAATTACCGCTAACGGAAATGCCATCCGCTTCTCCAGGGATCCTCCCCACTCGTCTTCACGGCGGTTGGAATGAGGAGAGAAAAACTGCTGGATAAGATACGTATTGGCACCATGTATTTCAACTCCGTCAAAACCTGCCTCAATTGCCCTTCTAGTCGCCTCCCCAAAGGCGTTAATGATGGACTTGACCTCTTCCCCTGTTAGTTCGCGGGGAGTCTTCGCACCAGGGCGCGCCGCTGCGACAGCACTCGCACTAACCGGCTGGCCGTCCTCAAGCAATTCTGGAGGTGACATCCTTCCGGCATGAAAAATTTGCAAAATCGCTTTTGCACCTTCTCCTTTAATAGTTTCCGCAAGCCTCCTCAAGCTAGAAATCTGTTCATCTGAATAAGCACTTATCTGGTCCTTGAATCCCTGGCCATCCCTGGTAACATTTGCGCAAGCTGTAATAACAGCACCTACTCCGCCAGACCGCTCCCGATAATAAGCCAATTCATCATCAGTAACCATACCATCTGCACCAGAAGACCAATTTGTCATAGGCGCCATTAAAATCCTATTCTTTAGCTTTACACCTGATGGCAGCGCTATTTCTTCTAACATTGCTTTATATTCCTCTTTCATGATGTAATCCTCCATTCCCCACTGCATTTTTCCTACAAAGTTCCTAGTTCCCTATATAAATTCAACACAAACAACATGATTAGCTTTGGCCCATGCACCGGTTTTATTCCTGGCAATAAACAAACTAGTTAACATTTGCATGCACATTAAAAAGTCATCAAAGGATTTCCCCATGATGACTTTGCTAAACATCGACTTAGTCAGGAATCACAATTGGATTGACATCATTGCCGCCCTTGTCGCTGCCGTTATAATATTGAGGAACCTTTCCTTGCAAAAATAAATCACCTATCTTAACGGAGTTGGTTACCTTAACCTCTCTTTCAATGAGCGGAATTATGACACTCATTTGTACCTCTGTCTTCACATATAACTCAAGAAACGTATTATTGATGCCTATTTCTGAATACTTCGTTTCAATATTTGCTGTTACATCGCCGAGAATTTCAAAACGGACCGGCACCTTTGGACCTAAGTTTGAAAAGAGGGTATTGTTAGTTGCCATTCCTAAAGGTATTTCATAAATAATCCCATCTTTTCCATTTGATTCAGATATATCTGCTTCCTGAAAAGCCGCTTCAAGCTCGGCAATATCTCCTGATTCCAGTAAATTAAGATAGTTCTGGACCCGGGTTGTTGCTTCGGAAATGACATGGTTGTAAACTCTCGGATTAAAGCTGTAGCCAATTTCATTTCCATTATTATGAACTATGATTAATTGGTCAATCTCGATATTCTCAGATACATTTTGGGAAATTGCATTGTTTACTGCCTGGGATGCGATTTCCCTTGCTTTTGTTTCAGCAATTTTTATAAGGCTGGGCTCAATGTGTTTATTGATTAAACTTAAGCTTTGAAAAGTAACGAGTACAAAGGTAGTAAACGTAATGAGCACTACATATCGAAGGGGCAGCGGACCCCGCCTCCTCATTCTCCTCAAATGGGATACCTCCCCGCAAAATCGTCTACTACTTGTATATGCGCAACCGGCTCCCTATAGACGAACAATAGAGGGAAGTGCCCTATAGTTAAAGGATTTGAATTGCATGCATTCCACAAAAAAACACCAGGGACCCTGTGACCGGTCCCTGGTATTAGTTTATTGAATATTGCTTGCACTTTTCATAAAACCTCGTCTTGCCTATATTAAGGAGCTTCGCCGCCTCGACCCGATTTCCGTCTGTTAGCGCAAGCGCTGATAGAATGGCCTGTTTTTCCGCCTCCGCTATCGTTTCTTTAAGGGGCTTTACAGGTCCGGCCTTTGGTTCAGGCGAAACAGGAATTAAATCCGGGGTTACAAATTCCTGGTCCCTTAAATATAGTGGAAGGTGGACAGGCTCAATCACATTACCGTCAAGTACATTAATGGATCGTTCCAATACATTCTCAAGCTCACGAATATTTCCCGGCCAGGAATGCTGCTCGAGTATGCGAAGTACTTCAGGAGAAATTAAGATTCCCTTCCGATGGAATTTCTTTTCCAGCTTGTTAACAAGCCCCTCAGAGAGAACTTTAATATCTTCTTTTCGTTTCCGTAACGGAGGAATCTCTATTTTAATAACATTTAAACGATAGTAGAGATCCTGGCGAAACTTCCCTTCCTCGACCATTTTTTCAAGGTCGCGATGAGTCGCGGTTATTATCCTCACATCGACGGGAATTGTCTTTTGACTGCCTACAGGCTGGATTTCCTGTTCTTGCAGGACACGGAGCAGTTTACTCTGCATGGCAAGCGGCATGTCACCAATTTCATCCAAAAATATCGTCCCTTTGTTGGCAAGCTGGAAAAGACCTTTCTTGCCACCCTTTTTGGCGCCAGTAAATGCGCCATCCGCATAGCCAAATAATTCCGATTCAAGAAGATGCTCAGGAATGCTCGCGCAGTTAATTGGTACAAACGAAAAAGCAGATCTCATGCTGTTATCATGGATGGAATGCGCAAACAGCTCTTTACCTGTACCCGATTCTCCTAATAGGAGAACTGCGGAGTTGCTGGCGGAAATCCTCCAGGCAAGTTTTTTCACCTCCATAAAGGACGGGCTTGTCCCAATGAGGTCACTAAATTCATACTTGCTGGTCAATTCCTTCTCGACTTTCTTTTTATAATATTTTAATTCATCCACAAGATGTTGTATCTTTGTTTTATAGGTATGGAGTTCCTCTGGATTTCGGAACATAACTGTCCCCACTGCCCCGACCAATTGACCATCCACAATTAGAGGGAATCGGTTTGCAATCATCTCGGTCCCCTTTATTTTATGGACCGCCGCAATTTCTGCCTGCCCTGTTGCTGAAACAATATGCATTCTTGTATTTTCAATAACTTCTGTGACAGGACGTTTAATTGCCTTTTCAACAGTGGTCCCCAGAAACTCACAATAGGCGTCATTAATAAAAATAATGATTCCATCACGATCCGTTACGACGATTCTCTCTGCTGAAAGGTTGATAATTTCCTCCAGCCAATCCGCAGGAATATCATCTATCCGTATACTCAACAGTTTCCCCCCTCGTTTAAAATCATTATATTTATGATTATATCAAGTTAAAAAGGTTTTGTGGCTCAAAATGCGTTTTTTGTTAGAAAACTGGAATTGTAGGGCTTTATGTCTTGGCGCTTAAACTGAAAAACAACAAGAAAATAGGTTAAGAACAGAGGGAAACAGACACCAAAAATTGTAGAAATTCAGTTCTTATCAAAAATAATCTATAAACATAAAAAGCTGTCCCAAAAAAGTCGTCAATCAACGACCTTTTGGGACAGCCTCTTCTTGTATACTGTTTATGACTCAATAATACAAAGTAACTCTCTTTAAAGATTTATTGTGCGGTATAGCCGCCATCAAGAATGACAGCCTGGCCAGTAATGCCTCGGCCCTTTTCACTTGCAAGGAAGACTGCATAATCAGCAATCTCAGATACATCGAGCAGCCTCTTTTGAGGTACTAGCGGGTAAATAACTTCCTCAAGGACACTTTCAAGAGGTACATTTCTTGTTTTTGCAAGATCGTTCAATTGGCCGCGCACAAGCGGAGTGTCAACATATCCTGGGCAAAGGGAGTTAACAGTGATTCCATCTGCAGCGCCTTCAAGGGCAGCTACTTTGGTCAAACCGATAACGCCATGCTTTGCACTGTTATAAGCGGCTTTTCCAGCAAAACCAATTACTCCATTAATTGAAGCCATATTGATAATCCGGCCAAATTTTTGCTTCTTCATCACTGGGAATACAGTCTTGATGCCAATGAATGGAGCAGTAAGCATTACTTTAACGAGAAATTCAAACCTGTCAGTTGGGAATTCTTCAATTGGTGATACATATTGAAGACCTGCATTGTTTACAAGCACATCAATTCTTCCAAATTCCTCAATCGCCGAATTAAGAGCATTCTTATACGCTTCCTCATTTGTTACATCACATGGAGCAGAAAGTGCTTCATATCCTTCCTCTCTTAGCTGTGCAACAACCTGTTCGCTTTTTTCCACGTTCAAGTCCGAAATGACAACCTTTGCTCCTTCTTTTGCGAAAGTGGTTGCAATTTCAAGTCCAATCCCACTGGCAGAACCTGTTATAAATGCTACTTTTCCTTCCAATTGTTTCATGGTGAAGCCTCCCTTAATAAATTAGCTCAAAGCCTATTTCTGAAATACACACCGGAGGGAGGTTACCCCCTCCTTGGTGTGTATGAGTTAAACTAGTCCAGTCAATGTGTAAAGTGTAATGATGACAAATACTGCCAATGTCTTGATAACTGTGATAGCAAAAATATCCTTGTAGGACTGTTTATGTGTCAAGCCAGTAACAGCGAGCAACGTGATGACAGCACCGTTGTGCGGTAATGTATCCATACCGCCGGACGCCATCGCAACTACACGGTGCATAACTTCAGGGCTGATGTTTGCAGCAGCTATCGCAGCATTATAGGTATCAGCCATCGCACCAAGTGCAATACTCATACCGCCGGATGCAGAACCTGTCACACCCGCAAGAACAGTAGTAGTTACTGCACCATTTACAAGTGGGTTAGTAAATGTCGAACCAATTGCATCACTGATCTGTGCGAAGCCAGGAAGAATCGCAATAACACCGCCGAAGCCATACTCAGCACCAGTGTTCATAACAGCCAGCAATGAACCGGCGATTGCAGCATTCAGGCCTTCCTTAAATCCGAACTTAACCTTTTTGAAGTTATAAGCAAGGCTGGCAATGATACCAATACTAAGTGCCATCATGATGGACCAGATGGACATAGTGGCTGCAACATCAACCTTGTATGCATCAAGGCCGATTGCGGAAAAATCAAAACCGTTCGGATACCATTTAGGAATGTACGTAATGAACACTTTGTTTGCTACAGCAACCAGAATAAGTGGAACGAACGCAAGGATTTGTCTTGAGCGGGATTGCTCAAGATTCATCTCAGCAACAGGTTCTTCCTTCTTAGCTGCTTCTGCCGCAGCAGCATTTTCTTTTCCAAAACCAAAGTAGCCTTCACCGGCAGCCTGAGCTGTTTTCCTTCTCCATTCGAGATAGAATAGGCCAGAAGCAAGGACAACAAGCCCACCAATAATACCAAGGGTTGGTGCTGCATAAATGTCAGTACCGAAGAAGGTCGTTGGAATAACGTTTTGGATTTGCGGTGTACCCGGAAATGCATCCATTGTGAATGTAAATGCACCGAGTGCGATAGTACCAGGAATCAATCGTTTCGGAATATCAGCCTGTTTGAAGATTTGTGCAGCAAATGGATAAATGGCAAATACAGCTACAAATAGGCTGACTCCGCTGTAAGTCAAGATTGCACCTAATAAAACGATAGTTAAAATTGCACGTTTTGCTCCGAGCCAGCTGACGATAGTCTTTGCAATCGATTCAGCGATACCGGACATTTCAACTACTTTACCGAAAATTGCCCCCAGCAAGAAGACGGCAAAATAGTTTTTAATAAAGCCGACCATCTTTTCCATGAAGACACCGGAGAAGAATGGAAGCACATTGGCTGGTTCGATGAGCACAACAGCCAATAGGGCAGCGATCGGTGCGAACAGGATGACCGAGAAGCCCCTGTAAGCCATGAACATCAAAAGGCTTAACGAAAATAAAATAATAATTAAATCCATGTATATCCCCCTTAAAGTTTATGCAAGCCAATCCCTTCCCTTGGCAGCGTTTCCAAGAATGACTCACATCTATCAATAATGCAAGTTTCGTGCCAATAATGGCAGAAAAATAACATTTTTTATTTTTTATAGTTTAGGCACGTCCCTCGACTTCTAATAAATTAATTTACCAAGCTATTATGTTTTTTCCAACAACTCACAAACTATTTTTTCCGGAATTCCGGAAAACCGGAAGCGCTTTCAGTTCGGAATCCCGGAATTTTTTAAAAAATTTTAATTTTCCATTTCTACAACAGTTGCAATACCCTGTCCTCCGCCAATGCACAATGTTGCCAACCCATAACGAGAGTTTCTGCGTTTCATTTCATGCAAAAGAGTAACAAGAACGCGTGCACCACTAGCCCCAATTGGATGGCCTAGGGCAATTGCTCCACCATTTACATTCAGCTTTTCGTTAGAAAATTCGAGTTCCCTGCCTACGCTCAGAGCCTGGGCCGCAAAAGCTTCATTTGCTTCAATTAGGTCAATATCATTCATGCTCAAACCAGCAAACTGTAGAGCTTTTTTTGTAGCAGGAACTGGTCCGATTCCCATGATGGAAGGGTCTACACCAGCTGTCCCATTGCCCCTGATAATAGCCATTGGAGTGATGCCTAGTTCTTCAGCTTTCTCCCTGCTCATCAAGACTAGAGCAGCGGCTCCATCATTGATTCCGGATGCATTTGCTGCTGTCACTGTCCCATCTTTCTTGAATGCAGGCTTTAACTTCGAGAGCCCTTCAGCTGTTACGCCTGCACGAGGGAATTCATCTGTTTCAAAACGGATTGGATCACCTTTACGCTGCGGGATTTCAACAGCAACGATTTCATCCTTAAATCTGCCCTCATTAATTGCGGCTTCCGCCTTCTGCTGGCTCCATGCGGCAAACTCATCCTGTTCTTCCCTGGTCAAACTGTACTTTTCAGCAAGGTTCTCGGCTGTAATACCCATATGGTAGTTGTTCATTGCACATTGCAGGCCATCAGCAATCATGCTGTCGATTACTTTGCCATCACCCATTCTGTATCCAGTACGTCCTTTTGGAAGCAGATAAGGGGCAAGGCTCATATTCTCCATGCCTCCAGCGACAACGATTTCAGCTGCTCCAGTTTGGATTGCCTGGGTTCCCAAATGAACAGCCTTAAGTCCTGAACCACACAATTTGTTGATTGCCATTGATGAGACTTCGATAGGAAGGCCGGCTTTTAGAGCTGCCTGGCGAGCGGGCCCTTGCCCAAGCCCTGCCTGGAGTACGTTGCCCATGATCACTTCATCAACCTGGTCGCCAGGAATTCCAGCCCGGTTTAGAGCTTCTTTTATTACAATTGCTCCAAGTTCCGTTGCTGGTGTATTACTGAGTGTTCCGCCAAAAGTGCCAATTGCTGTCCTCACAGCACTTACTATTACTACATCACGCATGTTAAACTTCCCCCAAACTTATAATCTATCAGTCTCAGCCTGTACTAATAGGCTGAGACCGGTATTCTATTATATTATTATTTTGCAAGGTCCGGGCTCACCATGTATGAAGCCTCTGTTTTTTCTTCTACCATTTCCAGAGTTGCCCCATTTTGAAGCTCCTCAAGAATAAGGCCGGAATCTGTTACCCTGAATACAGCTAGCTCTGTGACAATCAGGTCAACAACACCCACGCCTGTCAGTGGCAGGCGGCATTCCTTCAAGATTTTTGGAGAGCCATTTTTCGCAACATGCTCCATAGCAACAATGACTTTTTTAGCACCTGTTACTAGGTCCATTGCTCCGCCCATTCCAGGAACCATTTTTCCAGGAACCATCCAGTTAGCAAGGTTCCCCTTCTCATCAACTTCAAGGCCGCCAAGGACTGTAACATCCACGTGTCCGCCGCGGATTAATTCAAATGAGAATAAGCTGTCAAAGAATGCTCCCCCCGGAAGAATTCCTGAAGGCTGGCCACCGGCATTTACAAGATCAGGATCGATGTCGCCATCAAGCGGTCCAAGTCCTACATAACCATTTTCCGATTGAAGGATTACGTTCACATCTTCTGGCAAATAATTTGGCACCATAGTCGGAAGTCCGATCCCAAGGTTTACGACGTCGCCATTTTGCATTTCCTTTGCCACACGGGCGGCGATTACTTGTTTTGGATTAGTTTGTTGAGTTGTTGACATTATTTCTTACCTCCCGCTACCAAAATTTTATCAACGAGAATTCCAGGGGTCATAACTTCATCTGGATCGATTTCTCCAACCTCAAGAATCTTATCCACCTGAACGATTACTACATCCGCGGCAAGTGCCATCAGCGGGTTAAAGTTACGTGCAGAACGTTTATAGACCAGATTTCCAGCCTTATCAGCCTTATGCGCCCGCAGTATGGCAACATCAGCGCGCAGAGGCTTTTCCAGCAGGTATTCACGGCCGTCTACTGTAATTTTCTCTTTGCCTTCCTCTACAACAGTACCAACACCTGTTGGAGTTAGGACACCGCCAAGGCCTGAACCGCCAGCACGCACACGCTCTGCCAGTGTACCCTGGGGAACGAGCTCAACTTCCATCTCGCCAGCAATCATTTGCCTTCCTGTTTCAGGATTTGTACCAATATGGGAAGCAATTACTTTTTTAACTTGGCGGTTGGAGATTAGCGGGCCGACTCCAGTTTCAATAAAAGCGGTATCATTAGCGATCAGAGTGATGTCTTTAACTTCTTTTTCAAGCATGACGTCCACAAGATCCTGTGGTGTCCCCACACCCATAAATCCACCTGCCATTACAGTTACTCCATCGCGGAAAAACTGGGCGGCTTCTTGTTTTGTAATTACCTTGCTCACTATAAAAGCACCTCCGAAAAATTTTGGTGAGGTTAACTAATTGCTCACACCTTTTTATAATGCAAGAAGCGTGCCAACTTAATGGACAATACCCTTTTCCATTCATCACCCCCTTAAATCAACTCAAACTGTAAAATTTGGTTATTTTTAACACAACGATATTACTTCTTTTCTAAATGGATAACTCAAAAAAAAAAATATTTTTTTTAGCCCTCAAAACGCCGACAGGACAACAATGTAAACGCTATCAAATTTGTTAAACAATTCAGATTTTTCTGATTAACTTTGGAAATTCACTTGATTCTTCTCGACAATGGTTGTATCATACAGAAATATCAGAAAAATCAATCTAAGACCAGCTATGATTTATGTGTGTAAAACATCTTACACATGGCTTATCTCATCTCATATTAATTGAATACCAGATTGTAAGGAGTGTTGAATTTGTCCAGCCAGTATATCTTCTTAGATGGAAAATTTGTTAAAAAGGAAGAAGCAGTCATTTCCGTGTACGACCATGGCTTCCTTTACGGAGACGGAGTCTTTGAAGGAATCCGCGTTTATAATGGGAACATCTTTAGATTGGATGCCCATATTAAAAGGCTGTATGAATCGGCTCACTCCATTAGGCTTGAGATTCCCTACACCATTGAAGAATTTAAGAACATCATTGTAGAAACAGTTCGTAAAAACCAATTATCCAGCGCATATATTAGACCGGTTGTTTCAAGAGGAATGGGAAACCTTGGATTGGATCCTAATTCCTGCTCCAATCCGAAGGTCATCGTCATAGCTGAACCACTCGCTCTCTACCCGCAGGAATTGTACGAACGGGGCCTGAAAATTGGTTCAGTTGCAACGAGAAGAAATCGGCCGGATGTATTAAGCCCTCAGATTAAATCGCTTAACTACTTAAACAATATCCTTGTTAAGCTCGAGGCAAACCAGGCCGGTTTAGATGAAGCACTTATGTTAAATGACCAGGGTTATGTCACAGAGGGCTCGGCCGATAATATTTTCATAATCAAAAATGGCGTCATCTTCACTCCTCCAGTCTATCTTGGAGCTTTGGAAGGGATTACCCGCAATGCAATAATCGAGCTTGCAAGAGACTCTGGCTACGAGGTCAGAGAGCAGCCATTTACAAGACATGATGTATATATTGCCGATGAAGTGTTCCTTACTGGTACTGCAGTTGAAGTGATTGCAGTTATCGATGTTGACACAAGGAAAATTGGCGACGGGAAACCAGGACCGATAACAAATCATCTATTAAAAGAATTCAGGAAATTGGTTACCGAGGACGGCGTGAAATGCTATCCGGATGTGAAACCAGAAGCAATCGTTGGGTAAGGAGGTCCATCATGCGAAGCGATATGATCAAAAAGGGAATTGACAGGGCTCCTCACCGAAGCCTTCTATATGCAACAGGAGTAAAAACTAGCGACCTTGAAAAGCCCTTTATCGGAGTATGTAATTCATACATCGATATCATCCCCGGCCACAAGCATTTGAATGTTTTTGCCGAGGTTGTAAAAGAGGCAATCCGCGAAGCAGGCGGGATTCCATTCGAATTTAATACGATTGGTGTGGATGATGGTATAGCAATGGGTCATATTGGTATGCGCTACTCTCTCCCAAGCCGTGAAATAATTGCCGATAGCGCCGAAACAGTCATTAATGCCCATTGGTTTGACGGTGTTTTCTATATCCCGAATTGCGACAAAATTACACCCGGAATGCTGATGGCCGCTGCAAGGACCAACGTCCCTTCTGTTTTTGTATCAGGCGGGCCGATGGAAGCTGGCGTCTCCTCGACCGGGAAGCCTCTCTCGCTTGTCTCAGTATTTGAAGGTGTAGGTGCCTATCATAAAGGAACTATGTCCCAGCAAGAATTGTTGGATATCGAAACAAACGCATGTCCAACTTGCGGCTCATGCTCCGGGATGTTTACAGCAAACTCCATGAATTGCCTAATGGAAATGCTTGGAATGACCGTTCCGGATAATGGAACAATTGTTGCTACTTCAGATCAGCGTCATCAGCTTATCAGACAGGCAGCAAAGCATTTAATCGATATGGTTCAAAACGATGTTCGTCCGCGTGACATCATGACTAAAGAAACATTTGATAATGCCTTTGCACTCGATATGGCAATGGGCGGCTCTACAAACACTGTATTACATACATTAGCGATTGCCCATGAGGCCGGAATTGACTATGATCTCCATGAAATCAACCGTATTGCGGAAAAGGTTCCATACCTTTCAAAAATCAGTCCCGCTTCCGATTATTCGATGGAAGACGTTCATCATGCTGGCGGTGTTAGTGCTATTATTCACGAACTATGCCAGATTGACGGATTGATTTACAAAGACCAGCTAACGATTACTGGAAAAACGATTTACGAAAATGTTAAGGATGCAAAAATCACAAACGACAAGGTAATCAGAAGGAAAGAAAATCCTTATAGTCCGGTAGGTGGATTGTCCATCCTGTTTGGTAACCTGGCTCCTGACGGCGGCGTTATTAAAGTGGGTGCTGTCGATCCATCAATCAAAACATTCCTTGGCGAAGCAATTGTATTTGAATCACAGGAAGATGCACAAGCCGGGATTGACAGCGGCAAAGTAACTTCGGGCCAGGTTGTGGTTATCCGGTATGAGGGGCCTAAGGGCGGGCCGGGAATGCCCGAGATGCTCGCACCAACCTCGGCGATTGCCGGGCGCGGCCTTGAAAAAGAAGTAGCTCTCATTACCGACGGACGATTTTCCGGAGCTAGCCGCGGAATCTCTGTAGGGCATATCTCCCCTGAAGCAGCCGAGGGCGGACCAATCGCATTCGTTGAAAATGGCGACTTGATTATGATCGATTTGAACGCACGTACAATTGACCTGTTAGTCGATGAGGAAGTGTTAAGCGAGCGCCGCAAAAACTGGGTGAAACCCGAACCAAAAATCAAAACGGGTTACCTGGCCAAATACGCCAAGCTCGTCA is drawn from Bacillus sp. FJAT-18017 and contains these coding sequences:
- the ilvE gene encoding branched-chain-amino-acid transaminase, with the protein product MSSQYIFLDGKFVKKEEAVISVYDHGFLYGDGVFEGIRVYNGNIFRLDAHIKRLYESAHSIRLEIPYTIEEFKNIIVETVRKNQLSSAYIRPVVSRGMGNLGLDPNSCSNPKVIVIAEPLALYPQELYERGLKIGSVATRRNRPDVLSPQIKSLNYLNNILVKLEANQAGLDEALMLNDQGYVTEGSADNIFIIKNGVIFTPPVYLGALEGITRNAIIELARDSGYEVREQPFTRHDVYIADEVFLTGTAVEVIAVIDVDTRKIGDGKPGPITNHLLKEFRKLVTEDGVKCYPDVKPEAIVG
- the ilvD gene encoding dihydroxy-acid dehydratase, which produces MRSDMIKKGIDRAPHRSLLYATGVKTSDLEKPFIGVCNSYIDIIPGHKHLNVFAEVVKEAIREAGGIPFEFNTIGVDDGIAMGHIGMRYSLPSREIIADSAETVINAHWFDGVFYIPNCDKITPGMLMAAARTNVPSVFVSGGPMEAGVSSTGKPLSLVSVFEGVGAYHKGTMSQQELLDIETNACPTCGSCSGMFTANSMNCLMEMLGMTVPDNGTIVATSDQRHQLIRQAAKHLIDMVQNDVRPRDIMTKETFDNAFALDMAMGGSTNTVLHTLAIAHEAGIDYDLHEINRIAEKVPYLSKISPASDYSMEDVHHAGGVSAIIHELCQIDGLIYKDQLTITGKTIYENVKDAKITNDKVIRRKENPYSPVGGLSILFGNLAPDGGVIKVGAVDPSIKTFLGEAIVFESQEDAQAGIDSGKVTSGQVVVIRYEGPKGGPGMPEMLAPTSAIAGRGLEKEVALITDGRFSGASRGISVGHISPEAAEGGPIAFVENGDLIMIDLNARTIDLLVDEEVLSERRKNWVKPEPKIKTGYLAKYAKLVTSASTGGIMKF